CCTGTTGCCACAGACCGCATTGCGCCAATGTCTTTTCCCCCCTGCTTGCGCCCCCCTCTTATTCCCCCCTGCTTGCGGGGGGGCAGGGGGGGATTGTCTTCCGATACAGCCCATTACACCCTGCCCCTCTTTCCTATTCTTTTTTGTGACTCATGTGCCTTTTGTGGCTATTTCTTCTTCTCACTCGGTACAGGCACCGGTTGCGCAATGGGGAGTGTGGACATGGCGTTTGGCCGCGGGCGCAACCGTTGCCAGTCCCTTGGCCATGGCGGAGGGGACTGCCAACGGCGCGGCACATGGCCACGGCCCAAAGGAAATGCTCGTTTCCGCACCGGTGGCTGTACCCGGACTATTCCGCCCCCCGCAACACAACACCCCCGCCCGAACCCGGACGGGGGTGTGAAAAGGCGTGTTGCGCGCGGCCATGCCGCGCGGCGCATGGAACCGGTTTAGCGCTTGGAGAACTGGAACCGCTTGCGGGCGCCGGGCTGGCCGGGCTTCTTGCGCTCGACCTCGCGGGAGTCGCGGGTGAGCAGGCCGGCGGTGCGCATGATGGAGCGCATGTTCTCGTCGTTCTCGACAAGGGCGCGGGCCACACCGTGGCGCAGGGCGCCGGCCTGGCCGGCGAGGCCGCCGCCGGCGCAGCGGGCGCGCACGTCGTAACTGTCGCGGAGCCCCGCAAGGTCGAGGGGCTGGGTGGCGAGCTGGACGAGGACGCCGCGGGCGAGGTAGTCGGCCAGGGGCTTGCCGTTCACGGTGAATTTTCCGGAGCCGGGCATGATGCGGACGCGGGCGGTGGCCCGTTTGCGCCGTCCAACCGTCACAATTTCTTTGGTGTTCGGGTCAATCACGAATCGCTTCTCCTGATCGGCGGCAGCCGTTAAAATTCATGGGGTTGGGGGTTCTGCGCGGCGTGGGGATGGTCCGCGCCCGCATAGACGCGGAACTGGGTCGCCAGCGAGCGGCCCATGCGGTTGTGGGGCAGCATGCCCCAGATGGCCAGCTCAAGCGCCTTGGTCGGGTCCTTGCGCATCATCTCGGAGAGTTTCGTCTCCTTGAGGCCGCCGGGATATCCGGAGTGGCGGTAGTAAATCTTGTTGGTCATCTTCGTGCCGGTGACCTTCGCCTTTTCCGCGTTGATCACCAGAACGTTGTCGCCGCAGTCAAGGTAGGGCGTGAACATGGTCTTGTGCTTGCCGCGCAGGAGGCGGGCCACTTCGGCGGCGACACGCCCGAGGGATTTCCCCTCGGCGTCCACAAGCAGCCATTTTTTGTCAATTTCCCCCTGTTTGGGGACATACGTTTTCACGTGGCACTCCTCCAGAGTCGTTGCCAGGACATGCTTATTCTGGTTTTCACACAGGTAACGGGAGCGGAATCATACCAAACAAGCCCGGAATGATTCAACCTTTTTTTGCCCCGCCTTCCCGGCTTAACCGCCCGAGGTTCCAGAGTTTGGCGTATTTGGTGAAGACGGAGAACGCGGAGAGTCCGCAGAGGACCAGCCCGTGGTATCCGTCGAGGAAACCCATGCGGACGACATACATTTTCAGGAAGCGGTGGGCCGGGCGCAGGGTGAGGTCGAGGGGGGTGGCCCGGCGGCCCCGGTCAAAGGCGTCCTGGGCGCCCCAGGTGGTGAAGCGCTGGAAGGTGGTGAAAAACTCCTCAAAGGTGCGGTAGGTGTCGTGGTACATCACCTCGTTGAGGGTGCCCGTGCGGCCCTCCACGGCCACCTTCGAGTGGACCCGGCGGTCCAGGTAGCGGCCCTTGGCGGTGCGGAAGAGCCGCAGGTTGTAGTCCTTGTGCCAGCCGCAGTGCCGGATGAGCTTCCCCAGAAAGTACGAGTGCCTGAGTATGTCATAACCGTCCAGGCTCTCCGGGTTCGCGATGATTTGCCGGATGCGCGCCGCCAGCTCATCCGAAACCCACTCGTCGGCGTCCAGAACCAGGGTCCACTCGGTGGTGATTTGCGGCAGCGCCCAGTTCCGCTGGGCCGCGGCGTTTTCATAGGCGTGCGTCACTACGTGCGCGGTGTGGCTCCGGGCCACCGCGTCGGACCCGTCCGTGGTCTTTGGGTCCACCACGCAGAAAATGTCGTCCGCCCATTTCACGCTCTCCAGACAGCGGGGCAGCCGGTCCCCCGCGTTCGGCACCAGGGTCAGCACGGTCAGGGTGCTCATGACATTTTCCCCCTTTTCAGGCCGCCGTCCAACCCGCCCGGCAATTTCGCATAGACGGCGATGGTTCTTTCCACCATGCGCGGGGCCGTGAACTCCTCCTCCACCAGCGCCATGCCCGCCGCCGCCATGCGGCGGGCGTCGTCCGGGCGGCGCAGGGCGTCCGCCACCGCCGCCGCCAGCGCTTCCGGGTCGCGCACCGGCGCGAGCCAGCCCGTTTTCTCAGGCAGGACCATCTCGTCCGCGCCCCCGGCGCGGGTCGCCACAACAGGCGTGCCCGAAGCCAGCGCCTCCAATATGGAGGTGCCCAGCCCCTCGGACCAGCTCGAGGAGACATAGACGGTTCCCGCCCGGATGAGCCGGGGCGCGTCGGGCCGGTGGCCCAGAAAACGCACCCGGTCAGCCACGCCCAGCGCTTTCGCCTGAATTTCCAGGGACGCGCGCAGGGGGCCCTCCCCGGCAAGGACCAGCCACAGGCCGGGAAACTCGTTTTTCAGCCGCGCGAAGGCGTCCAGCAGGTTGGCGTGGTCCTTGTGGCCGACCAGGGACCCGGCGGAGACCAGCAGGGGCGCGCCTTCGGGCACGCCCATTTCGGCGCGGGGCATGGGGTCCACGCGCACCCGCGCGGGGTCCACGGCGCTGTGCACCACGGCCACCTGTTCCGGCGCGGCGCCGTATTCGCGCATGACCCGCGCCACGCACTCGGAGACGCAGAGAATCCGGTCCGGCCGGGCGTATTTCCAGCGGTTGAGGGGGTGCCCCTTCGGGGGAAAACTCACCCGGCGCGAGACCACCAGCCGGGCCGGGGCGCGGAAGACGGCGCAGGCCAGCGCGGCGATGCCGTGGGCGTGGCTGCTGTGGGCGTGGATGATTTGGATGTTTTCCCGGCGGACGAGCCGGGCGAGGCGCAGGGCGCTGGCAAGGTCCAACTCGCCCCGCAGGGGCAGGGGAACGCGGACAGCCTCCGCACCGCCATGGTCATGGGCGAGAAAGGGGCTTCCGGGACGGCCCGCGATCCAGACACGGTGCCCGCGCGCGGCCAAACCCTGGACGAGCCAGCTCGCCTGCTGTTCGCCGCCGCGCCATCCCGTCTGCTCGTCCACGTGGAGTATGTTCGCCATGCACTGGTTCCCGGTTGACATGCCAATGGGGGGATATGTGACACTTTTGCCGATTGGTGTGAACATCTATTCTTGCTCTTGCTCTTGCTCTTGCTCCAAATCCCCAAAAGAATCTGGTCTTCCGTACTCCGCCAACGTTTCGTCGGCTGCCGCGAAGCGCCTGCCGTTGTCCCCGGCGATGTTCAAGAGTAGAGCAAGAGCAAGATTAGGAGCAAGAGCAAGAACGAATGTTCAGAACCAATTGGCCAATCAGATTTGTGGATTATAGGGGAAACGGGGGGCGCGGCGCGCCCGGAGTCACCCGGTGAACTGGCCGAAGCGCTGCCGGTGGATGCCCATCGCGCGGCGGTAGGCCTGCTCGGTGCGGCGGGCGAAGACCTCAAGGGTGAACTCGGCGAGGACGCGCCTGCGTCCGGCCTTCCCCATGCGCGCGCGGGACTCGGGTGACTCGATAAGCCTGCGCAGGGCGGCGGCCAGGGGCTCGACCGTGCCCGCGCGGACGACCAGGCCCTCGACGCCGTCGGAGACGATCTCCTTGAGCCCGCCATAGTCCGAGGCGACCACGGGAATTTCCGAGGCCATCATCTCCTTCAGGCTGAAGGAGGAGGTGTCGCAGTCCACCGAGGGCTGGGCGCCGATGTCCACGGCCCGCACACAGGCGGCCATGTCGTCCCGGAACCCGGCGAAACGCACCTGCTCCGCGATGCCCAGCCGTGCGGCCAGTTCGCGCAGGGGCGCCTCGAGCACGCCCTGGCCCAGGGCCAGCACGCGCAGCTCCGGATGGGCGTTTTTCAACTGGGACACGGCCTTGAACAGGAACTCGTGGCCTTTCGCCTCCACCAGCCGGGCGACGATGCCGATCACCATGTGGCCGTCGTCAAAGCCAAACGCGGCCCGCGCGCGCGCCCGCGATTCCGGGTCGGGCCTGAAGAGCTCCGCGTCCACACCGTTGTGGATGGTGCAGAGCCGGGCCGGGTCGAAGGTCGGCTGCTGGGCGAGATTCCGGCGCACCATCTCGCACACCACTATCTCGTAGTCCGTCCAATGCCGGTTCAGGATGCGGTTCGGCGCGTTGTCCGAAACCGTGTAGGTGTTGTGGCGGGTGCGGACCACGCAGGACGCGCCCCCGAGCAGGCGGTTGGACAGGCCCAGGGTCCAGTGGTCCTGGGAGCCGTTCACATGGAGGATGTCCGGTTTCTCGCCGCGGATGTGGCCCATGGCCGCACGGATATCGCGCGCCCATGCCACGGGGCGCACACCGCCCCGGAAGGAGAACACGTCAAGCGCCCCGCACCCCGCGCGGGCCGCCGCATCCACCAGCACGCTTCCGGGTCGGCATGCGATGGTAATCCGGTGGCCGAGACGGGTGAGCTCGCGGGCGAGGCTGGAGACATACCGCACCTGTCCCCCACCCTGAAGGTGGGGGTCGGCGATAAGCACATGCAGGCGGTTGTCATCCATGAAGGGGGGGTGTTCCTGTGCCCGTCCCCAATGGGGGACGGAACGCGCGGCATCAGGGCGCCGGCGCGGCTTCCGTGTCCCCGCCGGGCGGCGCGTCAACCGCGATGCCGGCTTCCGGCGTCGGCTGGTCCTCCGCGGACGGGGCCGTCTCCGCGGCGAGCAGGTCGAGGACGCGGCTGTTCGCGCTCTCCAGCCGCTCAAGGGCCGCGGACAATTCATCCTCCACCGAGGCGAAGTCCTCTGAGCGGAGGATGGACACTTTTTCTTTGCGGGCCATGTTGTTTCCAGGTTCCCAATGGTGGGGGTAATATCGCGCAAATAATAGTACGGACCCGGCGGCGGGGCCAAATTGGGGGGGCGAATCCATGCGGTCACGGCTTGACAATATAACGATTATCGTTTATGATTACCGTTATGAACGAAAACAAGAACATCCTCGCCCGGGAAATTCTGCTCGCGTTTTGGAAAGTGCACATTCTTCATCACGCCGCTGAAGGCCCCGTTTATGGCCTTTGGATTGCGGGGGAACTGCGCCGGCATGGATATGAGATCAGCCCCGGCACCCTGTAT
This genomic interval from Candidatus Hydrogenedentota bacterium contains the following:
- the rpsI gene encoding 30S ribosomal protein S9; this encodes MIDPNTKEIVTVGRRKRATARVRIMPGSGKFTVNGKPLADYLARGVLVQLATQPLDLAGLRDSYDVRARCAGGGLAGQAGALRHGVARALVENDENMRSIMRTAGLLTRDSREVERKKPGQPGARKRFQFSKR
- the rplM gene encoding 50S ribosomal protein L13, producing the protein MKTYVPKQGEIDKKWLLVDAEGKSLGRVAAEVARLLRGKHKTMFTPYLDCGDNVLVINAEKAKVTGTKMTNKIYYRHSGYPGGLKETKLSEMMRKDPTKALELAIWGMLPHNRMGRSLATQFRVYAGADHPHAAQNPQPHEF
- a CDS encoding glycosyltransferase family 2 protein; translated protein: MSTLTVLTLVPNAGDRLPRCLESVKWADDIFCVVDPKTTDGSDAVARSHTAHVVTHAYENAAAQRNWALPQITTEWTLVLDADEWVSDELAARIRQIIANPESLDGYDILRHSYFLGKLIRHCGWHKDYNLRLFRTAKGRYLDRRVHSKVAVEGRTGTLNEVMYHDTYRTFEEFFTTFQRFTTWGAQDAFDRGRRATPLDLTLRPAHRFLKMYVVRMGFLDGYHGLVLCGLSAFSVFTKYAKLWNLGRLSREGGAKKG
- a CDS encoding glycosyltransferase, producing MANILHVDEQTGWRGGEQQASWLVQGLAARGHRVWIAGRPGSPFLAHDHGGAEAVRVPLPLRGELDLASALRLARLVRRENIQIIHAHSSHAHGIAALACAVFRAPARLVVSRRVSFPPKGHPLNRWKYARPDRILCVSECVARVMREYGAAPEQVAVVHSAVDPARVRVDPMPRAEMGVPEGAPLLVSAGSLVGHKDHANLLDAFARLKNEFPGLWLVLAGEGPLRASLEIQAKALGVADRVRFLGHRPDAPRLIRAGTVYVSSSWSEGLGTSILEALASGTPVVATRAGGADEMVLPEKTGWLAPVRDPEALAAAVADALRRPDDARRMAAAGMALVEEEFTAPRMVERTIAVYAKLPGGLDGGLKRGKMS
- a CDS encoding glycosyltransferase family 4 protein, whose amino-acid sequence is MDDNRLHVLIADPHLQGGGQVRYVSSLARELTRLGHRITIACRPGSVLVDAAARAGCGALDVFSFRGGVRPVAWARDIRAAMGHIRGEKPDILHVNGSQDHWTLGLSNRLLGGASCVVRTRHNTYTVSDNAPNRILNRHWTDYEIVVCEMVRRNLAQQPTFDPARLCTIHNGVDAELFRPDPESRARARAAFGFDDGHMVIGIVARLVEAKGHEFLFKAVSQLKNAHPELRVLALGQGVLEAPLRELAARLGIAEQVRFAGFRDDMAACVRAVDIGAQPSVDCDTSSFSLKEMMASEIPVVASDYGGLKEIVSDGVEGLVVRAGTVEPLAAALRRLIESPESRARMGKAGRRRVLAEFTLEVFARRTEQAYRRAMGIHRQRFGQFTG
- a CDS encoding helix-turn-helix transcriptional regulator, which gives rise to MITVMNENKNILAREILLAFWKVHILHHAAEGPVYGLWIAGELRRHGYEISPGTLYPMLKRMVEHGWLERSGGGGGAKSRQLCKITPEGAKVLEELRSQIRELHREVVEEQ